The nucleotide sequence AAAGTCCTGAAATAGTCGCGCCCCCTTGCCGACTACATCAGAGCCGCTTTGTTCCCGGTGCGTGGTCATGTAGTAGCCATAGAGCTTCTGCTGCAACTCCGACAGCGTTGTGTAGACCACGTACTCGTGCTTCGGCGGCAAATAAGGCGCCAGGACGGAGTAATCCCGCCGTTGGATGCAGCCCTCGAGCAGCTTGTGCAGAATGTGCGAGCGGTGCTTCATAAGACGAAGATCCCGGTCCGTGGAGTCCGTGTACTGGCCATTTGTGATCGGGTTGACGAAGCGGTTCATGTACTCCTTGTATGTGCCCAGCAGATTCGGCTTAACAAACTGAATCATGCAGTAATCTAGGAATAGAAGGagattattaaattaattgggTATGCTTGTTTAGTGGCTGCATGCAATAATGTCCGGTAAAATAACACCAATCACTTTTTAAGAGAAAATAATGTTTCTTATCGCACTGGAAGTGTTCGCATTTGTGAGACCAATTCTTTCGAAGCTCGAGGCCTTTGGGGAgccataaaaataatttattttaagcaCCAAAGGGACCCTAACAACACTCCATTTCTTGTTATTAGGAATCGAGGACTCTACTTACATTCTCTGAGATTATTTTGAAGCGGGGTGCCGGTGAGGACAATCCGACGCTTGGTGCGCATCCTGGTGACCGCCTTGCTGATGGAGGTCTTCTCGTTCTTGAGCAGATGTCCCTCGTCGCAGACGACCAGATCCGGACCGGGATCGACCAGGGCCTCCATTAGCTGCTCGCGCTGCTTTTTGCGCAGACCCTTGGCCTTCTCGTTGGCCAGAATGCGGTACATGTCGTAGCCGAGGATGCAGACGCCGCCCTCCTTAAACCATTCGTTGAGCTTGAAGATGCGCGTGGGCTTGTCCTTGTAGCGCGAGATGTCATACACCTCGATGTCGTTGCGGGTGGCGAACTTCATCCAGCTGTTGAATTCCCGTGCCCAATTGTTCACCGTGCTCAGAGGCGAAATGACAAGGACGCGATCCACACCGGTACGTCGTGTGTTCACCAGCAGCGTGTGCGACAGGGTGACCACTTGCAGGGTCTTGCCCAGACCCATGCAGTGGGCCAGGATGCAGCCGGAGCCGGGCTTCTCCTGGCTCTCCTGGAGCGTCTCGAAGCAGGCATCCCACATGAACTTCACGCCCGCCACCTGATGCGGCTTCAGCTTCTTCAACAGCCCCTTGTCCACCTGCAGCAGGGCCTTCTTGGAATCCGCGTCGAAGTCTAGAACCAGCTCGTTGATCTCCACGCTCTCGGACTTGACAAAGATGCGGTTGTACAGCTTCTGGCGGTCCTCGATACGCTTCCTTCGGTCATCCTCCTCCTTGGCCGCCTCCTTGGTTGTCAGATCCAAGTCCTTGGTCTTGATGATCTTGCGTATGTGCTTGCGCTTATTCTTCTGCTtgtcatcatcgtcatcgctCTCGCCGCTGGAGTTCTTCTTGATGCGCTTGCGACCCTTCTTCTTCTGCTTCTCATCCGGCTCAAAGTCGGAGGAGCCCTTCTCGGATTCGCTCTTCTTCCGACGCCGCTTGCGCTGCGGTATCACCTCGCTGTCGCTGCTATTggccgcctcctcctcctcctcctcatccTCGGAGGACTTTCTCtcctcctcttcctcctcctccgctgCTCGAGCTTCGTAGTCAGAGTCGGCCTCACTTTCGCTTTTGGAGCGCCTCTGCCTGCTTTTCTTGGAGGTGGTGGCCGCCTCTTCCGAGTCGGTGCTCATTTTCCTGGGCTTCTGGGCGGGCTTTGGCTTGGGCAGGCTGACACGCTTCAAGCGCACCACACAGCGTTTGGGCCTCGGAGGTGATTCGGCTCTTGGTGAGCTGGCTTTCGAAGATCTCTCGCTGGTCAGAGAGCCCCGATGTTTGCGATTGCCGTTCTTGGTGGCTTCTTTGACTGCCCCGCTGGATGTGCTGGCCTGCTCCGGCTGTTTACTGGTGACTTCCTCGGGTTTACTTTGCTGGCTATCCTTGTCCCGCCTTTTGCGCAAGGGATTGGCCACTAGTACAGGCTCCGcttcgtcctcctcctcgctGTCGCTCAGTTCTATGATAGCAGCGCTTCTTTTACGCGCTGGCAAGGGGGATGGGATCCTTTTCAGAAGCTCCTCGCTGTCGCTGGAACTCTCAATCAAAGTAATCTTCTTCGTACTACTCCTGCGGGAAGGCTTCTCCTTGATTTTAGGACTGGCCAGCAGCTTCTCTAGCGGCACAATGCGAATCTTGCAGACGGCtggctgctcctcctcctcctcgttgaCTGAACTGGCTGCTACTGCCTgatcggaatcggaatcacTGGACAGACTGCTAATGCTGACATTTTTGGCTGCCCTGACATTTCTCTGTGATCTGGATTTGGATTGCTTGGATCTTGAAGATTTTgatttcgatttcgatttTGTTGTCGATTCCGATtcagatgcagatgcagatacGGGGGAGCAGTTGGAGTCGTCTGTGGTCAAAGGTGTTGCGGCATCTGTGTGACGGGCGTTGGGGTTTTTCTTTCCCATAGGTAACCGGCTGATTGTCCGCCCAGCACGTTGAAGATCTGCAAGAAATGCGATTTGGTTGCGTTACAGGTTTTATTGTCTTTTTTGTGTAAGCACAggtaaaaaaagaaatgttttttccccagttttttttttattgtcaGCATTTGCCGCGCGTTCTTCGcttcgcttcttcttctttctcTCTATCGCTCTTCCTCTTTCCGCTCTCTTCGCCTTTTTTTTGCAATCTGCGTCtgtctctctttttttttggcgtCGGCACTACTTGTACATCTATTATTTATCCGAAAACCCCTCTTTTCTCGGTTTAAATGGTTTCCCGGATCGGTTTGCTGTGCTTTTTTCACCTTCTAGTGGATGCTGGGACGCCTCATTGCATCCTGCCACTCGATTTTAACTCCTTTTCGCGACCttttaattgttatttttcaGCCGCCGCCGCAATTGCAACTTGGGTATACTAAACCTATTTCCAGGGTTGCCACACCGCCGGAGCTGCTATCGGTAGTGGAGTTATCGTGCGATAGTATCGGGACTCGGTGGTCGAAatcatattattaaatattcaccaattaaaataaataaattagaaaattcGAGCTATTTGAGACTATTATTTTGGGATTACTggtattattttgttttactGTTTGACTGAATTGTAGGCACTTTTTGTGCACGTTGTAAAATGTACAATTAAGTCAAACCTAAATAACAACCgaggaaataaataaaaaggcCTATATTGTTTTACGAAATAAAAATGCACCATCATGACAACTACAGAAAGTATGGAATTTgagaataaaaatataaatttaaatatcgGTTATAGTGCCGATACAATCGGCATAAGTTTTCCCATCTCTAGTTTCACAGCTGTTTTAATTGCGCGCCGGCAAAAGCGAAtgaaaatacaatttaatcACTTAACTAAGCGTTTATTATGAACGATATCAAGCGATTGAAGGATCAGCAGCGCGAGAAGCATCCAGGATTCGATGGTTACATCGACTGCATGACCCGCTCTCTTTTCACAGGACTCGCCACGTTTTGTTTAAGTGCGTTATCATCTCTTGGTTTTATTTGATAATTGCATAATAATTACACAAATTACAGGTTTTTCCGGTACCTATTTCGCCCAGAAGATCATACAATCCCGCATTCGCTATCCGATTAAGTACAACATACTGGTTTCCTCGCTGGTGGCCACCGGAGTGTCCTACCAAACGACTTCGTCTCGCACGAAATCCTGTCAAGCGGCGTGGATGGCCTTTGAGGAAAAGCATTCCGTGCTTAAGGAGAAATCATTTTAGTTGTATCTACTCATCAGTAAATCCTTAATTAGTCTTAGTTATGTCTGCTCTGCGGATATTCGGCAGATTGGCCAGGAGTCTTCCACTCCGTCCGGTTGTAGGGATTCCCTTACGCCTAAAATACACCCAACATCAAGGAGTTAAGGGCATTCGCAACAGAAAGAGCTTCTTCGAGGCTCAGATGCAGTCATCTGGTCAGGATAATGAGGATTTGGAGCAGGAAGAGCAGACCCCTAGTAGCGATCTGGCAGACATGCGGTTCTTAGATGATCGGTGGGTATTGAACATTAAGAAAACCATAGAATATGGAGGTTTAAATGATTAATAACTTACACTCTACTTCAGAGCCTACGACGAGGTGGCAGGAGGAGCAATGCGAATCACCCGCGACATAGCCAGCTCCCAGCAAGTGCTGATCCTCCAGCCGTACGTTAAGTGGGGCGCCAAACGCCAGAGCACACCCTTCGATGTCCGGCCAGAAGATCAGCTGGCGGAAGCCTCTGCTCTAATCCACTCCCTGCCCAATTGGCAGGTGGCCAGGGCTCTCAAAGTTCCACTTGAAAGCCTTGAGAAGAAGACCCTCTTCGGCAGCGGCAAGCTGGTGgaacttaaggagctggtcacCGAATTGAGGCAGGAAAGGCAACTAACCTGCCTGTTCGTTAGCAAGGGCACGCTTTCCTTTTCCCAGAAACGCTTCCTGGAGGCGGAGTTCCGGCTGCCGGTGATGGATCGCTACTCCGTGGTGATACAGATCTTAAGGTTGCATGCCACCAGTGCTGAGGCAAAGCTACAGGTAGGTTTTACTTTCCAAAGAGCCATAAATTAAGATTAATTACTGGTTTTATTTTGTAGGTAGCTATGGCTGAGCTCCCCTACATCTGGGCCCAGGCCAAGGATGCCAGTGTCACCCAGACGCGTCGGCAGGGCTACGCCTTGACAGATCTGCAGAAGGAGATTCTGCGCACCAGGGAGCGCAAATTGCGAGCGGAATTGGAGCGGGTCCGTCGGCAGAGGCAGTTGCTCCGTCAGAAGCGAAAACAGCAAAATTATCCCATTGTGGCCGTGGTGGGTTACACAAATGCAGGCAAGACCTCCCTGATCAAGGCTCTAACGGTGGAGGATGCCCTGCAGCCGAGGAACCAATTGTTTGCCACTCTTGATGTGACGGCTCATGCGGGTTGCTTGCCTTGCAATCTAGAGATAATCTACATGGACACCGTGGGCTTCATGTCAGATTTGCCCACAGGACTTTTTGAGTGCTTTGTTGCCACTTTGGAGGACGCCATGCTGGCGGATGTAATTGTGCACGTTCAGGACCTCTCTCATCCATGCCATGCCGCGCAACGCAGTCATGTGGAGGCCACCCTGCGTTCCCTGGCTTTCAATGTGGCTGGTGGAGATTCCACGGCCAGTCAATTGCCGCCAATCATTAATGTGTACAACAAATGTGATTTGGTTACCTCCGAAACGCATTCATCTTCAGATCCGGTGCACCATATATCAGCGCGAACACAAACTGGATTGGAACCCCTGCTAGATGATATCGAACAACAGATACTGACCGCCACCGGGCGAAGAAAGCTTAAAATGAGGGTGCCCAGCGGTGGACCCGAAATGGCCTGGCTTTATAAAAACGCAGCCGTGGTGGAAACGACAGCGGATGAGGAAAATCCAGAGCGGTTGATGATGCACGTGGTCATTAGCCAACGCACCCTGGACCAATTCAAACGACAGTTTTGTCGGTGACCCTGGAATCTGAAATGTAAAGTCTCATGAATCAAGTTTCTGAGGCGCAAGTGGCACCGactacattttttattattgctCTCGTTTTTTTGTTGGTTTAGTTATTAGCGGGTGTAGTTAGGATTGGTGTTGTTTTCTcgttttaaattctatataaatataaaagtatctaccataaaaataaaacgaaacAATCTCTAAAAATATCATTAAACAGAATGTGTATTGCACTTCGCTGACATTTTTGTGCTGTGGTTTCCTCTAGGAATAATCGGACCTGAATCCACGTGGAATCAGATTTCGAATCAACCGTTTTAATTTATATCTAGCGGCAAGCTTTGTGGCTTAccttttttcattttattgtGCGGTGCTTACTTTTTATTGGCACAAtagaataattaaaaataatccatGGCTGATGAGCATAAGCAACTTAAGATTAAATAATGAAACAAACATAACACCAGCTTAAGCTAACAAAAACTTATGCGAAAAAACAccttaaaaatagaaaatgcGTCCATAACTCtcttgaaaaattaaaaaaattttaaatgatttttcgATCGAGCAAGCTAAAAAAGTCGTTTGCAATAAAATAAGCTGcacaattaaatattataaaaatgttataatcTAGTTGAGCTTTTAAGATAATGTGAAAGTGTGCATTTTGTTGGGCAACATTTCTATGGTTTCCTctgctaaaaatataagatatatatatttcgaTGGGACCTACCATTACCggtttatatatacaaaatgtTTGATCAAAATTCGATTTCTTGCAAGTGTATGTTTTGGCGCTTTTGTaaatttcatttgtttttatggCAAACTAGACATAAAATTTCAGTTTCTAAGATTAAAGATATTCTAAGCACTTAGTTACATGCACACTATAGGATGGATCGATGTTATTTTGTCAAAGAATTGTATGGCAATCTTATAAGATAGATATATACTTTTCCTTGCTTGTGGTGTACTCCTGTCAAGTATTTTTCGtctatttataattttatttttattggttGATTCAtgataaaattataaaataaaaatggggaATGTATAATTATGCCAATGAAGATTTAATATTCTAGAAAGATAAAGTAATCATTAGGCGGAATACTTTAAAGCTGTTAAGCCTCATCGAAATCATTCTTTGACAAAAAATGCATGGTTAAGAATTATTAAAATCGACCCATCCTGAACAGACATCCCATAAACCTACGTGAATGAGTGGGAGGATACGATGATCCAGTGGAGCAACTGCCAAAGCGGCGCCACCACCACAATAAAAAATAGAATGCAGATGATGCGACAATTCTTGAGCAGGCCGACAACAAACTGGATGAATTGCATGAACAATGAAATTCTAATTGTACTACACTGTTTGGGATTCGACGCTCGATCGGGATTTGGATCGGTTTCCACATCCCTAGGCGTCGTCTCCCCCGCCGGCCTCTTGCCATTTGCCAGTTATAACTTTGCTATGTGGAACTGGGCCTGCTGGTTGGCCGCCGTCGAGTATTGTGCGAATGGCATTAGTTGGCAGTACTCGAGGAGCTGGATTTCCAGTTCCCTCAGGCACTTCCCTGGAGTTCCGGCGATCTTCATCTGTCCCGAGTCCTTACATTTCAAAATGTAGCCCCTTTGGATCAGTGCATATATGGCTATGTTGAGATTGTCCAGGGCCAGACAATATGGATGCACATGGGAGGCGGAACCACCGGGTTGCTGGAGAAGCTGCTCCACATGCTGCTGGACGCGCACAAGAAGATCCTTGTTACTGAACTCGAATTCCAGAGGGATCTGCAGGGATATAATATAATTAGAAGAgttgtttatatatattttaagcacTATCCACCTTTCTTAAGGTGACCACCAGCTGGTAATAGAGGCACAGGAAGGGCGCCAGGGCGGCCAGTATGACATGCGAACACTCATTATCCTGCACCCTGATGCGGCCGCTCTgctccacctccaccaccCTTTCGTCCAGGAGCAGCTGCAGATGGGTCTCAAACTCGGCTGCCTCGCGGTTTGATTCGATAATAAACTCATGCTGGAACAGGGCATCCATGGTGGTCACATGCGCATGTAGAGCACTCAGACTGGTATCGTATGAGATGTCCGCCAATTGCTTCTCCTGATTCCTCTGCTCCTTGAGCGCTGCCAGCAGCAGATAGGCGGGTCTGGCCAGCCAGAACATGCAGGGATTAATGTAGAGCTGCAGGGCCAACATGGGAACAGCCACCGCCATAGTTTGTGGACAGAGGGCATGAGCTTTCAACCGTTTAACGTCTATTTGTTCCGCCAATTGCTTGGCTGCCATGGGCGTAAATTGCAATCGGGCGTTGGCGAAATACAAAATGTTTGAGTGAATCTCGACGGCATCAATGATATCCGCCTTAATGCTACCAGGTGTAGTGCTGACATGGGCTCCCAGCTGCTCGAAGATCCGCTTGAGATGCAGTATCCCACGGGACAACTCATCGATGTTTACACTCTTTTGGGCGTACAATTGACTGGCGTAGTATAAGCTCAGCAGGTTGAAGGTGGTGATCACAATGCGTCGCTGCTGTTGGTAGATAATCTCGTTGGCCAGCTGCTTGACCAGTTCCACTTCCTGGCGGTTCAGCTTCTGCAGGTGACCTCCAACACCTGCTCGCTGCATTCGCTGACCACTGTCGTGTCCGAAGAATTCCTTAACCGAAATGGGTTCACCAAAGTCCAAAAACATCTTGCCGAAGCGCTCGTCGATTATTTTCAGGGCCTTAAAGAAACCCTTCGTCGACTCCTTGGGTTTGGGCACTCCCAGCAGCTCATAGACGAACAGTTGCTCCTCCAGTACACGCTCATAGGCCACACTAACCGGCACAATCATCACATCTGGGACCTCGCCAGTGAAATATGGTAGGAGAGCCATTGAAAGGAGTCCTATTTTGGGCACCAGGGCTTTGAAATTCCTGGAGCGCGTGCCCTCGATGAAAAACTCCACGCCGATGTGGTAATGCGCCACCAGTGCGTACATGTACTCCCGGAAAATATCCCAGTACAGCTCGTCGTTGGAGAAGCTGCGGCGCATGAAGAAGGCTCCAGTTTTTCGCAGCATTGTGCCCATTCCAAACATTGAGTGAAAATCTGCAAAGGATTAGAAATACATTAATAAGAAATAGTCctaaaaaagagtattttgtTACTCTGATTATACCCATATTAAACAGATATAAATGTTTCACACCTTTAATTACCGCGACAGAAATCGAATAACAAGTTGACATCTTATTTTGCTAATTCCTACTAATTGAAatgcaaacatttttaaaatgtagcATGTCATTATCGTTAAAAATTTGCATTTTGTAAAACGATAATGTGATATTGACAATGTGTTAAATGAAAAGCAAACGCTCTTAATATTTGTAGCACATTTTCCGCTAGTAAAGATTTTATGGTTTTTcggaaaatgaaaataaaaataaatcggTAAACAAATAGTAagcttgttttttttaagttatcTTTGAAGTTTCAATaagtatacatttttttgttttaaaagcaattaaaacttAAAGAACACTTTCCGAATGTGGCCTTTGATCTCTAATAAGACTACTATTATTTGAACGGATGATTTCGTATTAGAAATGGCTTTGGAAATTCTAAAAAAAACATACCCATTCCGGCTGCTATTCCTGGTATCTCAATGTCGTAGTAGTAGCAGATGTACGACATCAGGATAAAGTCCATGTAGCTGCGATGACTAGGGAGATAGAGCACCGGGCACTTGCCCATATCCTTGCGGACATTGGCCATGCTGGCCGAATTGACGTAGAATCCATCGCAGATCCTTTTGCCGATCGCTGTGATGGCTATGCCGCACCACCGGATAATGGCCATGTTCCGCTCCAGACCGATCTCATCTATGATGGCCTTGGCCTGCCGCTCCAGCTGCTTAACCGGCTGACCCAATTCCTTGGCATAGTGCTCCAGAATGGATCGCAGTTTCTCACTCTTGAGGACATGCTGCTTGAGTTTCTGCGGATTGAGATACTTTTCGAATTCGTAGGCCACCTGCGGATTGAACTCCCTGGTCATGGATGCCTCATTTCCCGGTGCTATTATGTTCTTAAAGTTCTTCATGTAATCGGCGGCACTGGCCAGTGACTTCTTCTCCACCTGATCACTGGAATCGGTGGATCCAGCTCGACCGGCGGTCACCGTGACTGGATTCCTCTCCATCGCGCTGCGTTTCACCTGTGAAAATGGAAAACAACGTGCGTTGCGCTGTTGAGAATCTCTGGAGGTATGTGGGtaactaaaaataaaaggaaaataGCGTCGAGTGCGGTGCTATTTGACGAATCAACTGTCAAGCAGTCGGCCCCACTTTACAGACTTGACACACCGACACACTGCCATAAAGTCTCTGTTTGCTGAGATATCGTCGGCACTTGGAGAAAATATTTACCCAGATGTGTCCAAACAAAGATTAAGGGGTTCTtcgattttaaaaattatctaTATAATAAATATGGATACTTTTTGCTTACTTTCCGTAAATAAAATTGTGAATATTTAATGACGAACCTTAAAAATTCCAATCTGGATATTATTGTTGGCagtttaaaaaacaattttcagAATTTGATATGTATATAAAGGGTTGCAAATAATTTCTTgatataaaacatttttaggttaattttattttttttagttcaaGTGAGTTTTTAAACATTAAGATCTTTCTTTTCTGATAGACAAAAAGCCTCTAGTAatgttaagttttttataataaatttgtttttaatatagtATAAGTTTTTCTGAGTGCTCAGCTATCCAGAAGGTTTATTATCTGACAGATTCAGCGGTTGAGGTAATCAACGACGAGATACGATTGAGTGTTAAAGGTGAACATGTGCTTACCCTTAAATTTAGCATTAAGTCCCAAAAACCTCGCTTAACTTCAAGCTGAGTTTAAAATTTTCTCCAACAACACAGCTTTGAAAATGGCTCTTATTCACCTATTTTTGAGCCAATTTAAGAGgttgaaataaaaatgaaattaatgtcagcttaaaaaaaaagaaatttaaatgcaatttttaGGGAATTGCAAAGTATATTAACCTAGCAGACTGATGTTAATTGATATTAATGGGGTTAGGGATCTAAGACCCTTTCTTTAATATGTACATTTTTGGCTTAGTGGTGGAAATTATACATatcaataataaaaataaattattttttaatatttataaaaaataagtCAATTTTGCTGAGAAAATCAATACCATTACAATGAATAATGTCATGGTGACATCAGATTTGACTCGAAAACATGTTATAAGGATTGCTGACCTATCTCAAATCGAATCCGTGACGCATGTAATTTATTCGTGTCACGACACGTTCGCATTTCTGGTGATAACGTCACTCATCAGGTGAGTTACCTTGGGcgggaataaaaaaaaacaattgtCTGGGCCATTAAGCCATACACCCTCTCTATTCGAGTGAAAAAAGATAATGCCAAGGAAAGTTACAGATTAATAGTCGACTGAAAACTACATATATACGTATATGGCCTGGCAACTGGGGTTAAAAATTAATGAGAAACGCTtttcgattggaaattaacaGATGTGCTGGCTCCCAGGCAAACAGGCACACACTCCACAT is from Drosophila suzukii chromosome 3, CBGP_Dsuzu_IsoJpt1.0, whole genome shotgun sequence and encodes:
- the LOC108012115 gene encoding putative GTP-binding protein 6; its protein translation is MSALRIFGRLARSLPLRPVVGIPLRLKYTQHQGVKGIRNRKSFFEAQMQSSGQDNEDLEQEEQTPSSDLADMRFLDDRAYDEVAGGAMRITRDIASSQQVLILQPYVKWGAKRQSTPFDVRPEDQLAEASALIHSLPNWQVARALKVPLESLEKKTLFGSGKLVELKELVTELRQERQLTCLFVSKGTLSFSQKRFLEAEFRLPVMDRYSVVIQILRLHATSAEAKLQVAMAELPYIWAQAKDASVTQTRRQGYALTDLQKEILRTRERKLRAELERVRRQRQLLRQKRKQQNYPIVAVVGYTNAGKTSLIKALTVEDALQPRNQLFATLDVTAHAGCLPCNLEIIYMDTVGFMSDLPTGLFECFVATLEDAMLADVIVHVQDLSHPCHAAQRSHVEATLRSLAFNVAGGDSTASQLPPIINVYNKCDLVTSETHSSSDPVHHISARTQTGLEPLLDDIEQQILTATGRRKLKMRVPSGGPEMAWLYKNAAVVETTADEENPERLMMHVVISQRTLDQFKRQFCR
- the Gnpat gene encoding dihydroxyacetone phosphate acyltransferase translates to MLNLRVKRSAMERNPVTVTAGRAGSTDSSDQVEKKSLASAADYMKNFKNIIAPGNEASMTREFNPQVAYEFEKYLNPQKLKQHVLKSEKLRSILEHYAKELGQPVKQLERQAKAIIDEIGLERNMAIIRWCGIAITAIGKRICDGFYVNSASMANVRKDMGKCPVLYLPSHRSYMDFILMSYICYYYDIEIPGIAAGMDFHSMFGMGTMLRKTGAFFMRRSFSNDELYWDIFREYMYALVAHYHIGVEFFIEGTRSRNFKALVPKIGLLSMALLPYFTGEVPDVMIVPVSVAYERVLEEQLFVYELLGVPKPKESTKGFFKALKIIDERFGKMFLDFGEPISVKEFFGHDSGQRMQRAGVGGHLQKLNRQEVELVKQLANEIIYQQQRRIVITTFNLLSLYYASQLYAQKSVNIDELSRGILHLKRIFEQLGAHVSTTPGSIKADIIDAVEIHSNILYFANARLQFTPMAAKQLAEQIDVKRLKAHALCPQTMAVAVPMLALQLYINPCMFWLARPAYLLLAALKEQRNQEKQLADISYDTSLSALHAHVTTMDALFQHEFIIESNREAAEFETHLQLLLDERVVEVEQSGRIRVQDNECSHVILAALAPFLCLYYQLVVTLRKIPLEFEFSNKDLLVRVQQHVEQLLQQPGGSASHVHPYCLALDNLNIAIYALIQRGYILKCKDSGQMKIAGTPGKCLRELEIQLLEYCQLMPFAQYSTAANQQAQFHIAKL
- the XNP gene encoding transcriptional regulator ATRX homolog gives rise to the protein MGKKNPNARHTDAATPLTTDDSNCSPVSASASESESTTKSKSKSKSSRSKQSKSRSQRNVRAAKNVSISSLSSDSDSDQAVAASSVNEEEEEQPAVCKIRIVPLEKLLASPKIKEKPSRRSSTKKITLIESSSDSEELLKRIPSPLPARKRSAAIIELSDSEEEDEAEPVLVANPLRKRRDKDSQQSKPEEVTSKQPEQASTSSGAVKEATKNGNRKHRGSLTSERSSKASSPRAESPPRPKRCVVRLKRVSLPKPKPAQKPRKMSTDSEEAATTSKKSRQRRSKSESEADSDYEARAAEEEEEEERKSSEDEEEEEEAANSSDSEVIPQRKRRRKKSESEKGSSDFEPDEKQKKKGRKRIKKNSSGESDDDDDKQKNKRKHIRKIIKTKDLDLTTKEAAKEEDDRRKRIEDRQKLYNRIFVKSESVEINELVLDFDADSKKALLQVDKGLLKKLKPHQVAGVKFMWDACFETLQESQEKPGSGCILAHCMGLGKTLQVVTLSHTLLVNTRRTGVDRVLVISPLSTVNNWAREFNSWMKFATRNDIEVYDISRYKDKPTRIFKLNEWFKEGGVCILGYDMYRILANEKAKGLRKKQREQLMEALVDPGPDLVVCDEGHLLKNEKTSISKAVTRMRTKRRIVLTGTPLQNNLREYYCMIQFVKPNLLGTYKEYMNRFVNPITNGQYTDSTDRDLRLMKHRSHILHKLLEGCIQRRDYSVLAPYLPPKHEYVVYTTLSELQQKLYGYYMTTHREQSGSDVVGKGARLFQDFQDLRRIWTHPMNLRVNSDNVIAKRLLSNDDSDIDGFICDETDEEDAASNSSDSCDSFKSDASMSGVAASSGKVKKRKTRNGNAGGADSDSDLELLSGLPAGASAQKDDPSEWWKPFVEERELNNVHHSPKLLILLRLLQECEAIGDKLLVFSQSLQSLDVIEHFLSLVDSNTKNYEFEGDVGDFKGCWTNGKDYFRLDGSCSVEQREAMCKQFNNVTNLRARLFLISTRAGGLGINLVAANRVVIFDVSWNPSHDTQSIFRVYRFGQIKPCYIYRLIAMGTMEQKVYERQVAKQATAKRVIDEQQISRHYNQTDLMELYSYELQPTTEREMPILPKDRLFAEILTEHDKLIFKYHEHDSLLEQEEHENLSEEERKSAWAEYEAEKTRTVQASQYMSYDRNAFGNQVMGQFGNASGSVTSNKIFGFRSDILLQLLNMKISKDHPELNQNQVIQLVPTYLQQLYNEMNNGDPTMYKDLLSLHSNIVHPSGMYMNPLLYANQHPNAAGYNQGTGGPPGPAGSMPPGPHAAPAPGFEPDKVYEID
- the LOC108012126 gene encoding transmembrane protein 141; this translates as MNDIKRLKDQQREKHPGFDGYIDCMTRSLFTGLATFCLSFSGTYFAQKIIQSRIRYPIKYNILVSSLVATGVSYQTTSSRTKSCQAAWMAFEEKHSVLKEKSF